A single Caretta caretta isolate rCarCar2 chromosome 2, rCarCar1.hap1, whole genome shotgun sequence DNA region contains:
- the LOC142071126 gene encoding uncharacterized protein LOC142071126, which translates to MQSSSAQVTMMESQNRKRAPAWTEREVRDLIAVWGEESVLSELRSSFRNAKTFLKISQGMKDRGHNRDPKQCRVKLKELRQAYQKTREANSRSGSEPQTCRFYDELHAILGGSATTTPAVLFDSFNGDGGNTEVGFGDEEDDDEEVVDSSQQASGETGFPDSQELFLTLDLEPVPPEPTQGCLLDSAGGEGTSAACVSMITGSSPSQRQVKLRKKKKRTRDEMFSELMLSSHTDSAQTNAWRQIMSECRKAQNDPEERWRAEESKWRAEESKWRAEDRAEAQRWRQRDERRQDSMLRLLQDQTSMLQCMAELQQRQLEHRLPLQPLCNQLPSSPSSIASTPRRPRTRWGGLRPTSHSTTEDCPKKRRLSFNKF; encoded by the exons atgcagagctcatcagcacaggtgaccatgatggagtcccagaatcgcaaaagagctccagcatggaccgaacgggaggtacgggatctgatcgctgtttggggagaggaatccgtgctatcagaactccgttccagttttcgaaatgccaaaacctttctgaaaatctcccagggcatgaaggacagaggccataacagggacccgaagcagtgccgcgtgaaactgaaggagctgaggcaagcctaccagaaaaccagagaggcgaacagccgctctgggtcagagccccaaacatgccgcttctatgatgagctgcatgccattttagggggttcagccaccactaccccagccgtgttgtttgactccttcaatggagatggaggcaatacggaagtaggttttggggacgaagaagatgatgatgaggaggttgtagatagctcacagcaagcaagcggagaaaccggttttcccgacagccaggaactgtttctcaccctagacctggagccagtaccccccgaacccacccaaggctgcctcctggactcagcaggcggagaagggacctctg ctgcatgtgtttcaatgatcacaggatcttctccttcccagagacaagtgaagcttagaaagaaaaaaaaacgcactcgcgatgaaatgttctccgagctcatgctgtcctcccacactgacagtgcacagacgaatgcgtggaggcaaataatgtcagagtgcaggaaagcacaaaatgacccggaggagaggtggcgggctgaagagagtaagtggcgggctgaagagagtaagtggcgggctgaagacagggctgaagctcaaaggtggcggcagcgtgatgagaggaggcaggattcaatgctgaggctgctgcaggaccaaaccagtatgctccagtgtatggctgagctgcagcaaaggcagctggagcacagactgccactgcagcccctctgtaaccaactgccctcctccccaagttccatagcctccacacccagacgcccaagaacgcggtgggggggcctccggccaaccagccactccaccacagaggattgcccaaaaaaaagaaggctgtcattcaataaattttaa